In the genome of Botrytis cinerea B05.10 chromosome 13, complete sequence, one region contains:
- the Bcsgf73 gene encoding Bcsgf73, with protein MASRRVSAASDDDSTIKVAPKRERGGGDKLLGNIKLKKQPPKHNKPGNWREGSIIDVDEKKKGTDTPSANSIPSPGPVVNMLDDAALETFATGRPLEDDPDLQVCKHCKKSVLKTATVSHVKACLNAKRVKLLKKKEAKEARDKVKKKLANKDVDGDGDTKMGSDDDDDDEEKGPGGFKSSKKSAGKNNGDAKGKKRKADGEGEKGPKQKKKKEEPKPKAPKPKGPVDVERQCGVLKDGVPCARSLTCKSHSMGAKRAVPGRTLPYDMLLSQYQKKNQAKQQKAAIDANAPLEDEELLNGPIDSDEELLAVQSGLANWNPQPLVPPLIQYPIQYRYRDERLWEQLHNATNGFTLNICKVVQKATPTIENGEDALGDEIMGGMGEGGNENGNGEMSLPGRRQSGFALQSAPQRKQSMAARV; from the exons ATGGCTAGCAGGAGAG TTTCCGCCGCGAGTGACGATGATTCAACTATCAAAGTCGCGCCCAAGAGAGAACGAGGAGGAGGCGATAAGTTATTAggcaatatcaaattaaagaAGCAGCCTCCGAAGCACAACAAGCCTGGCaattggagagaaggaagtATCATTGATG TcgacgagaagaagaaaggaacaGATACGCCAAGCGCGAATTCGATTCCAAGTCCCGGTCCGGTGGTTAACATGCTGGATGATGCCGCGCTTGAAACTTTTGCTACAGGAAGACCTTTAGAAGATGATCCCGATTTACAAGTTTGTAAGCATTGCAAGAAGAGTGTGTTAAAGACCGCAACAGTTTCGCATGTAAAAGCATGTTTGAATGCGAAGAGAGtcaaattattgaagaagaaagaagcgAAAGAAGCTAGGGATAAagtcaaaaagaaattggcaaacaaagatgttgatggggatggagataCGAAGATGGggagtgatgatgatgacgatgatgaggagaaggGTCCGGGTGGCTTTAAAAGTTCGAAGAAGAGCGCGGGTAAAAATAATGGGGATgcgaaggggaagaagagaaaggcgGATGGCGAAGGGGAAAAGGGTCcaaaacagaagaagaagaaggaagagcCAAAACCAAAGGCTCCCAAGCCGAAAG GTCCAGTCGATGTAGAACGCCAATGTGGAGTCCTGAAAGATGGTGTTCCTTGCGCTCGCTCGTTAACCTGCAAATCGCATTCTATGGGAGCCAAAAGAGCTGTTCCTGGTCGTACCTTACCTTACGATATGCTCCTTTCGCAGTATCAGAAGAAAAATCAAGCCAAACAACAAA AAGCAGCAATTGACGCCAATGCCCCActtgaagacgaagaacttCTAAATGGTCCTATCGACTCTGATGAAGAACTTCTCGCTGTTCAGTCCGGTCTCGCAAATTGGAATCCACAACCTTTAGTCCCACCACTCATACAATATCCAATTCAGTATCGATACAGAGATGAAAGATTATGGGAACAATTGCACAACGCTACGAATGGATTTACATTAAATATATGTAAGGTAGTCCAGAAAGCGACGCCAACGATAGAGAACGGAGAGGACGCTTtaggagatgagataatgGGGGGAATGGGAGAGGGCGGGAatgaaaatgggaatggggaaaTGAGCTTGCCGGGTAGAAGACAGAGTGGATTTGCGTTGCAAAGTGCTCCGCAGAGAAAACAAAGTATGGCTGCACGGGTTTGA
- the Bcarx1 gene encoding Bcarx1 translates to MADKKEEPQEIDYSLNNPDTLTKYKNAATISQKVLKDVTALCVAGEKIVTICEKGDKLLEEEIAKVYRGKKMVKGIAHPTTVSPSAFVTPYTPLTSDEAEASVVLKEGEAIKIQLGAQIDGFGTIVCDTIVIPSADHANGEISGRDADLLLATHYANELLLRLMVPPGLVPVGTEEEQKKAAAIKAPTQAKITSLLEKLVKSYDCNLVEHTTSWQFERNEIEGKKKIILAPGDGTRGDGTPDVGEVWGVEMGVSLGSGKIKNFENRTTLHRRTNLTYALKRPSSRAIMNEVVKKFGTFPFSLRQLESERDAKVGVVECVRGNVFRQYEVVGDKDSEAVGRLLTTIAITKNGLQKIASPPEPDLSKFKTDKKITDEEILKILEQPLAKDKKKKAAKKPAATE, encoded by the exons ATGGCCGATAAGAAGGAAGAACCCCAAGAGATTG ATTACTCTCTCAACAACCCCGACACCCTCACCAAATACAAGAATGCTGCTACAATCTCCCAAAAGGTTTTGAAGGATGTTACTGCCTTGTGTGTGGCTGGTGAGAAAATTGTGACCATTTGCGAGAAGGGTGACAAGCTTCTCGAGGAAGAGATCGCAAAGGTTTACcgaggaaagaagatggtCAAGG GTATTGCCCATCCAACCACCGTTTCTCCTTCAGCTTTCGTAACACCTTATACCCCTCTTACCTCGGACGAAGCCGAAGCAAGCGTTGTTCTCAAAGAAGGCGAAGCTATCAAGATTCAACTCGGTGCACAAATCGATGGATTTGGAACAATTGTTTGTGATACCATTGTCATTCCTTCTGCCGACCACGCAAACGGAGAGATCAGTGGAAGAGATGCGGACCTTTTGTTGGCGACACACTACGCAAACGAGCTTTTGTTACGTTTAATGGTTCCCCCTGGATTGGTTCCAGTTGGTACAGAGGAGGAGCAAAAGAAGGCAGCAGCTATCAAAGCTCCTACTCAAGCTAAGATTACCAGCTTACTCGAGAAGTTGGTTAAGAGTTACGACTGTAACTTGGTCGAGCACACCACCTCTTGGCAATTCGAGCGCAACgaaattgaaggaaagaagaagatcattCTTGCTCCAGGAGACGGTACAAGAGGTGATGGTACCCCAGATGTTGGCGAGGTTTGGGGTGTCGAGATGGGCGTTTCTCTTGGCTCTGGAAAGATTAAGAACTTCGAGAACAGAACCACTCTTCATCGTCGTACCAACCTTACATACGCCTTGAAGCGACCAAGTTCCAGAGCGATTATGAATGAGGTTGTGAAGAAGTTCGGCACCTTCCCATTCAGTTTGAGACAATTAGAATCCGAACGGGATGCTAAGGTCGGTGTTGTCGAGTGTGTACGTGGAAACGTTTTCAGACAATACGAAGTTGTTGGAGACAAGGACAGCGAGGCAGTCGGAAGATTATTGACCACAATTG CAATTACCAAAAACGGTTTACAAAAGATTGCCTCGCCACCCGAGCCAGATCTTAGCAAGTTCAAGACTGATAAGAAGATCACCGACGAAGAGATCCTTAAGATTTTGGAGCAACCTTTGGCCAaggataagaagaagaaggctgCTAAGAAGCCTGCTGCAACAGAGTAA
- the Bcsnf5 gene encoding Bcsnf5, with protein MTQDIQQTSQDDSSSANANATAPSESANPNSSQSSTLTHRPRTKSDFNKLLLEQYLHHTLIHSAAIVDDQDKRKAYYLHKHHEAQDYELVKNHKDVFTASRLYGTGYNGYGNGFTDGPTRILYSHAKFAKRKAKPLRIKRKDMAMQADQVEELVPIRLDVDWDKVKLRDTFTWNLHDRTVTTELFAKQLIADFGLITPVAEPILQQVQQQMHDQIVDFNPLVYFPEDPLDEMLPYTAYKNDELRILIKLNITIGPHTLEDKFEWDINNPLNSPEEFAQSMAKDLSLSGEFTTAIAHCIREQSQLFIRSLYGVGHPFDGRPVEDADLVAAFLPSPLPSVLRPHQQIKEFAPYLYEVTEADLEKHDLVFSREQRRQKRSVNRRGGPVLPDLKDRQRTVRTLVVSSVLPGAAATVEESRLYKRVGVPSGRGRRAGFGRQDGADLSESDDSEDSNPESPAVQVSQGTARTRNMRGAATAAQQRMANIGRSETPESMLAHHHETRISGRKSGRDAREDTVDTPSLIVKLKMSKEKFKKLVKDLGKSRPSHQQTPSVTRATSTFGTPAPTGSMGPPSTPGVQPAQPLATTPAPAPTPQPVNAVAVGQIGRIDAPPPIPGQAPPAPPPPPSWLATGLTALHQQYPNDRFEGMMRYSAVSITTETPVPAPAPGTNPEGIKWMYLPRIRCHDCPGKLYTPGPDTTVGNFEVHLKNKGHREKVNLRIGAQVTT; from the exons ATGACACAAGATATTCAGCAGACTTCTCAAGATGATTCTTCCTCAGCTAATGCTAATGCAACTGCGCCTTCTGAGTCTGCGAATCCCAATTCATCCCAGTCTTCCACTTTAACTCATCGACCTCGAACGAAATCGGATTTCAATAAGCTATTACTTGAACAATACTTACACCACACTTTAATTCATTCTGCTGCCATTGTTGATGACCAGGATAAACGAAAGGCGTATTATCTCCACAAACATCACGAAGCGCAAGACTACGAGCTGGTCAAAAACCACAAAGATGTCTTTACAGCAAGTCGATTGTATGGGACAGGTTACAATGGATACGGGAATGGATTCACCGATGGACCAACGAGGATATTATATTCGCATGCGAAATTCGCAAAGAGGAAAGCAAAGCCCTTGCGGATCAAGCGCAAAGATATGGCCATGCAGGCAGATCAAGTGGAGGAGTTGGTTCCCATAAGGTTGGATGTGGATTGGGATAAGGTCAAGCTTCGAGATACTTTTACCTGGAATTTACACGATCGAACGGTTACCACAGAGTTGTTCGCGAAGCAACTTATAGCGGATTTCGGTCTGATTACTCCAGTAGCAGAACCGATACTACAACAAGTTCAACAACAAATGCACGATCAAATCGTCGACTTTAACCCCTTGGTTTACTTTCCGGAAGATCCCTTGGATGAAATGTTACCATATACGGCATACAAGAACGACGAGCTGCGTATCCTCATCAAGCTCAACATCACTATTGGACCACACACATTGGAAGATAAATTCGAATGGGATATCAATAATCCATTGAATTCACCCGAAGAGTTTGCGCAAAGTATGGCCAAAGATTTGTCACTCTCCGGGGAGTTCACTACAGCAATCGCCCATTGTATACGTGAACAAAGTCAACTGTTCATACGGAGTTTGTACGGTGTTGGGCATCCATTTGATGGCCGGCCAGTAGAAGATGCCGATTTAGTTGCAGCATTCTTACCTTCACCTCTACCTTCAGTATTACGACCacatcaacaaatcaagGAATTTGCGCCATATCTGTATGAAGTGACCGAAGCAGATTTAGAGAAACATGATTTAGTATTTTCACGAGAACAAAGAAGGCAGAAGAGATCTGTAAATAGGAGAGGAGGGCCAGTCTTACCAGATCTAAAAGATAGGCAAAGGACAGTGAGAACTTTAGTTGTTTCTTCCGTGTTACCTGGGGCAGCAGCAACGGTTGAAGAGAGTCGATTATACAAACGAGTAGGAGTACCAtcaggaagaggaaggcGTGCTGGTTTTGGTCGACAAGATGGTGCGGATCTATCAGAATCGGACGATAGTGAAGATTCTAATCCTGAATCACCGGCTGTCCAAGTCAGTCAAGGTACTGCAAGGACCAGAAATATGCGTGGAGCAGCTACAGCTGCTCAACAAAGAATGGCCAATATTGGAAGATCAGAAACTCCAGAATCTATGCTAGCACACCATCATGAAACTCGGATATCGGGGAGAAAATCTGGACGTGACGCTCGCGAGGATACTGTGGATACCCCTTCACTAATagtgaaattgaaaatgtccaaagagaaattcaagaaattagTCAAAGATCTAGGCAAAAGTCGTCCAAGCCATCAACAAACTCCTTCTGTCACTCGCGCAACATCAACATTTGGTACTCCTGCTCCAACTGGATCTATGGGTCCACCATCAACACCCGGTGTTCAACCAGCTCAACCATTGGCAAcaacaccagcaccagcacctaCTCCACAACCAGTAAATGCTGTGGCAGTGGGTCAGATTGGTAGAATCGATGCGCCACCTCCTATACCTGGTCAAGCTCCTCCAGCT CCCCCTCCACCGCCCTCCTGGCTAGCAACTGGCCTAACAGCCCTCCATCAACAATACCCCAACGATCGTTTCGAAGGTATGATGCGATACTCGGCTGTTTCCATCACAACAGAAACTCCAGtcccagctccagctccaggTACAAACCCTGAGGGTATTAAGTGGATGTATCTTCCCAGAATCAGATGTCATGATTGTCCAGGAAAGTTGTATACGCCGGGTCCAGATACGACAGTAGGGAATTTTGAAGTGCATTTGAAGAATAAAGGACACAGGGAAAAGGTCAATTTGAGGATTGGGGCACAAGTGACGACTTGA
- the Bcrco1 gene encoding Bcrco1 yields MSQLNSRPTRSRRSSPFVSAQRNPNSSPATVADTGRKRTFMDKWTEPPIPAPMPSFAEAGMERHGVVANMAPLGTRPSAKAVKSSAKPEVPDASGGRPNGVAEAMDDSLPPSLSATPQAAPQEAMDTTEPNSNVSRRRSTSTKAEELEHVLPSTPQQPRSARKSVTRSSVAPPSVRNESEGPSIYATSPVQRTPLPNESPSTASYHAHKMSNYTYDERDEARQREGRARAVEAASRRKTARIVELAVSHAIEENRWCTAYALRELYDEDPENFGILVEKQVYEEATEEEIRDFYRLIGTKKKEGRKDKAAEYYFNGDGSDPAPHRPRRQVQQAPVQPVFHFAPIFEAKRTTYASPYAKAPAATTATTATTTYTSPYAQPPPPLSSTSTNKAPTVTTADSVRRSSDAKPASTSGSPRKLGDHGLYPNKKHKGNSFAAVNEDVNGKSDASATGPGIGNRTDGITKKQQNGVASASSSAVVLSSPLPKLSDRPRALSISSSSSLSSVDEQILDNDEYDPMDFDHAQNHAGTAKPSDGFEQSKGQGIVRAGNANANAKFGASVSTETQSNAGGSINQKRPIKSKKLSRFESDTFSSTAKKTNNKSRSLNKSKTSSPAPPSFQAINIPTRSHNSSNNSNSRVDSDNNQANPSMAPELIRTSSSSSVGSVPILKPVVPKRPQIVFKSKKKTQAVDRPTYEESEMVGKWKRKAREITNGITEDLRTESFVRPDIQPRSVTPPNFRRPVEYASDGGDSVSIPTASVTASSRPSKTIRLGTKNDRASRRQTTTAPVNNYDSEMSSPTGLGFQPDLPPGSLPNSRAGTPSSNRPSRKAKNGTGLRVKTSPMKKKSGPSAGIPRASGERDSPVGGFYPNLQGGGTIGENDDYCAACGGNGKLLCCDGCTRSFHFKCVDLSPDSPTLTTEEWFCNECLAQSVPRSKDEEIGYFGPLLANMERKNPSAFHLPKAIREYFENVKTGTEGEYEEGVVQKPKNNRGYDEAPDYFKLKDSKGNPILCHGCHLSAVNPSRAIIPCTYCSLSWHLDCLDPPLAKEPPPGRSWRCPAHVDDLLEQVPGSLGPAHRFRKIKGASLIKPVLARGVRNNGHIEIENATSDDEDQGSGFYEQREYGHVYKLPEEGIKLDFISRVHREFGHYNQRSFANRRASIPKPRLQTTEFDSRSLDEQQAALNLAYLATANPTINLTQTLIDALISEADEPVIKLIAKGDASKLSKKKPLTQADKSSLVAMTAFLQERLASTSGDVEGDDGMIVDNEDDDL; encoded by the exons ATGAGCCAACTCAATTCTCGCCCAACACGCTCTCGTCGTTCCAGTCCATTTGTTTCCGCACAACGTAATCCGAATTCCTCTCCAGCTACAGTAGCAGATACAGGTCGAAAAAGAACGTTTATGGATAAATGGACGGAACCTCCTATTCCTGCTCCCATGCCATCATTTGCAGAAGCTGGAATGGAGAGGCATGGAGTGGTCGCAAACATGGCACCACTTGGAACGCGACCGAGCGCAAAAGCTGTTAAGTCTTCTGCCAAACCAGAGGTACCAGATGCGAGTGGAGGCAGACCAAACGGCGTTGCGGAAGCGATGGATGATTCACTTCCGCCTTCTCTATCGGCGACACCCCAGGCCGCACCCCAAGAAGCGATGGATACCACGGAACCTAACTCGAACGTTTCGCGGAGAAGATCCACATCTACGAAAGCTGAAGAACTCGAACACGTACTACCATCAACACCTCAACAACCAAGAAGCGCGCGAAAAAGTGTTACTAGATCGAGTGTCGCACCTCCCAGTGTACGAAACGAAAGTGAAGGACCTAGCATTTATGCAACTTCTCCAGTCCAGCGCACACCTCTTCCAAACGAGTCGCCTTCTACAGCTTCCTATCATGCTCATAAAATGAGTAATTATACATAtgatgaaagagatgaaGCTCGTCAGAGGGAGGGTCGGGCTCGTGCAGTCGAAGCGGCTTCTCGCAGAAAGACGGCCAGAATTGTTGAGTTGGCTGTCTCTCACGCGATCGAGGAGAACCGCTGGTGTACTGCCTATGCTTTACGAGAACTTTACGATGAAGACCCTGAAAATTTTGGCATACTTGTTGAAAAACAGGTCTACGAGGAGGCTACGGAGGAAGAGATTCGGGATTTTTACAGATTGATTGGAaccaagaagaaggaaggcAGAAAGGACAAGGCTGctgaatattatttcaatggAGATGGTAGCGACCCTGCACCTCATCGACCACGACGTCAAGTTCAACAAGCACCCGTCCAACCTGTATTCCACTTTGCCCCCATATTCGAGGCAAAAAGGACTACATACGCTTCGCCATATGCTAAAGCACCGGCTGCAACGACGGCAACGACGGCAACGACGACATATACCTCACCATACGCTCAGCCACCTCCGCCATTATCATCTACTTCTACCAACAAAGCTCCAACGGTAACAACTGCTGACTCTGTCAGACGCTCATCAGATGCTAAACCAGCTTCTACATCTGGATCTCCAAGAAAACTGGGAGACCATGGCCTTTACCCTAATAAAAAGCACAAAGGAAACAGTTTTGCAGCCGTAAATGAGGACGTCAATGGAAAATCGGATGCAAGTGCAACTGGACCTGGAATCGGAAATAGAACTGATGGAATCACGAAGAAGCAACAGAACGGAGTTGCGtcggcttcttcttccgCTGTAGTATTGTCATCCCCACTTCCTAAATTATCAGATCGACCAAGAGCACTCTCAATTTCAagctcatcatcattatcttcgGTGGATGAACAAATTCTCGATaatgatgaatatgatcCTATGGATTTCGACCACGCTCAGAATCATGCTGGTACAGCAAAGCCTTCAGATGGTTTCGAGCAATCCAAGGGACAGGGTATTGTTAGGGCGGGTAACGCCAATGCCAACGCCAAATTTGGTGCGTCCGTGTCAACCGAGACCCAGTCAAATGCTGGAGGgtcaattaatcaaaagcgaccaatcaaatcaaaaaaattgtCTAGGTTCGAATCAGACACATTTTCATCCACGGCAAAGAAAACCAATAATAAGAGTCGAAGTCTGAACAAATCTAAAACTTCGTCACCCGCGCCTCCATCCTTCCAAGCTATCAATATTCCGACCAGATCTCACAACTCATCCAACAATTCAAACTCTCGTGTCGATAGCGACAATAATCAGGCCAATCCAAGCATGGCACCTGAATTAATACGtacctcatcatcatcatcggtTGGATCAGTGCCAATATTAAAGCCAGTGGTGCCTAAAAGGCCACAAATTGTTTTCaagtcaaagaagaagacacAGGCAGTTGATCGCCCGACTTATGAAGAGAGCGAGATGGTTGGTAAATGGAAGCGCAAGGCGCGAGAAATTACCAACGGTATTACTGAGGATTTACGAACTGAGAGCTTTGTTCGTCCAGATATACAGCCAAGAAGTGTCACTCCTCCAAATTTTCGTAGACCTGTCGAGTATGCATCTGATGGAGGAGATTCTGTTTCCATTCCTACTGCTTCTGTTACAGCTTCTAGTCGTCCATCCAAAACCATTCGACTGGGCACTAAGAATGATCGAGCTAGTAGAAGACAAACTACTACTGCTCCTGTCAACAATTACGACTCGGAAATGAGTTCACCTACAGGACTTGGGTTTCAACCAGACTTGCCTCCTGGATCATTACCAAATTCACGCGCTGGCACACCCTCATCTAATCGACCATCTAGAAAGGCTAAGAATGGCACAGGTCTACGTGTCAAAACTTC AccaatgaagaaaaagagtgGCCCTTCAGCTGGTATCCCGAGAGCAAGCGGTGAAAGAGATAGTCCAGTTGGAGGTTTTTACCCAAATTTACAA GGTGGAGGAACTATCGGAGAAAACGACGATTATTGTGCGGCTTGTGGAGGTAATGGTAAATTGCTTTGTTGTGATGGATGTACTCGCTCCTTCCACTTCAAATGTGTAGATCTTTCACCAGACTCACCAACCTTAACGACGGAAGAATGGTTTTGTAACGAATGTCTCGCACAAAGTGTTCCTCGATCCaaggatgaagaaattggttaTTTCGGCCCTTTGTTGGCAAatatggagagaaagaaccCAAGcgctttccatcttccaaagGCAATTCGGGAGTATTTTGAGAACGTCAAGACCGGGACTGAAGGAGAGTATGAAGAAGGTGTTGTACAGAAACCAAA GAACAATCGTGGCTATGATGAAGCCCCGGATTACTTTAAGCTAAAGGACAGCAAAGGAAATCCAATTCTCTGTCATGGCTGTCACCTTTCAGCTGTTAATCCAAGTCGGGCAATTATTCCTTGTACTTATTGTAGTCTCTCATGGCATTTGGATTGCTTGGACCCTCCACTTGCGAAAGAGCCTCCGCCTGGAAGATCTTGGAGGTGTCCAGCTCATGTTGATGATCTTCTCGAGCAAGTACCAGGATCTTTAGGTCCAGCTCATCGTTTCCGAAAGATCAAAGGAGCTTCACTCATTAAGCCTGTTCTTGCTCGTGGCGTTAGAAATAATGGTCACATCGAGATTGAGAACGCTActtctgatgatgaagatcaaGGTAGTGGCTTTTATGAGCAGAGAGAGTATGGTCATGTGTACAAGCTTCCAGAGGAAGGTATCAAACTTGACTTCATTTCACG TGTTCATCGTGAATTTGGACATTACAATCAACGCAGCTTTGCAAACAGGCGGGCATCTATTCCAAAGCCACGATTACAAACTACCGAATTCGACAGTCGTAGCCTTGATGAACAGCAAGCTGCTCTCAATCTCGCATATCTGGCCACTGCAAATCCAACGATCAATCTTACACAAACCCTGATTGATGCCTTAATT TCCGAAGCCGATGAGCCAGTCATTAAGTTAATTGCAAAAGGAGATGCGTCCAAGCTCTCCAAGAAAAAGCCATTAACTCAAGCTGACAAATCATCTCTGGTTGCTATGACAGCCTTCCTTCAGGAACGTCTAGCTTCGACCTCTGGCGATGTTGAGGGCGACGACGGCATGATAGTGGacaatgaagatgacgaCTTGTGA